In Phyllostomus discolor isolate MPI-MPIP mPhyDis1 chromosome 3, mPhyDis1.pri.v3, whole genome shotgun sequence, a single genomic region encodes these proteins:
- the CCNB1 gene encoding G2/mitotic-specific cyclin-B1: protein MALRVTRNTKINAENKAKIGMAGAKRVPLATAAASKVGLRPRTALGDIGNNVSEQPQAKLPLKKEAKPVTAGKVITKKLPKPLEKALEPEPEPVPVVEPAPALAPEPEAVKEEKLSPEPILVDTPSPSPMETSGCAPAEEYLCQAFSDVILAVNDVDAEDGADPNLCSEYVKDIYTYLRQLEEEQAVRPKYLLGREVTGNMRAILIDWLVQVQMKFRLLQETMYMTVSIIDRFMQNNLVPKKMLQLLGVTAMFIASKYEEMYPPEIGDFAFVTDNTYTKLQIRQMEMKILRALNFSLGRPLPLHFLRRASKIGEVDVEQHTLAKYLMELSMLDYDMVHFPPSQIAAGAFCLALKILDNGEWTPILQHYLSYTEESLLVVMQHLAKNIVMVNRGLTKHMTIKNKYAASKHAKISTLAQLNSALVQDLAKAVAKV, encoded by the exons ATGGCGCTCCGGGTCACCAGG AACACGAAAATTAATGCTGAAAATAAGGCGAAGATCGGTATGGCAGGTGCAAAGCGTGTGCCTTTGGCCACTGCTGCAGCCTCCAAGGTCGGACTGCGGCCAAGAACCGCACTTGGAGACATCGGAAACAACGTCAGTGAACAGCCACAGGCCAAATTGCCTCTGAAAAAG GAAGCAAAACCTGTAACTGCTGGGAAAGTTATTACTAAAAAACTACCAAAACCTCTGGAAAAGGCACTcgagcctgagcctgagcctgtgCCTGTGGTAGAACCAGCGCCAGCGCTGGCGCCGGAACCTGAGgctgttaaagaagaaaaactttcaCCGGAGCCTATTTTG GTTGATACTCCCTCTCCAAGCCCAATGGAAACATCTGGCTGTGCACCTGCAGAAGAATATCTGTGTCAGGCTTTCTCTGATGTAATTCTTGCAGTGAATGATGTGGATGCAGAAGATGGAGCTGATCCAAACCTTTGTAGTGAATATGTGAAAGATATCTATACTTATCTGAGACAACTTGAG GAAGAGCAGGCAGTCAGACCAAAATACCTTCTGGGTCGGGAAGTCACTGGAAACATGAGAGCCATCCTAATTGACTGGCTGGTGCAGGTTCAAATGAAATTCAGATTACTGCAGGAGACCATGTATATGACTGTTTCCATTATTGATCGGTTCATGCAG AATAATTTGGTGCCCAAGAAGATGCTGCAGCTGCTTGGTGTCACTGCCATGTTTATTGCGAGCAAATATGAAGAAATGTACCCTCCAGAAATTGGTGACTTTGCCTTTGTAACTGACAATACCTACACTAAGCTTCAAATCagacaaatggaaatgaagaTTCTGAGAGCTTTAAATTTTAGTCTCGGTCGTCCTCTACCCCTGCATTTCCTTCGGAGAGCATCTAAGATTGGAGAG GTTGATGTGGAGCAGCATACTTTGGCCAAATACCTGATGGAACTAAGTATGTTAGACTATGATATGGTGCACTTTCCTCCTTCTCAGATTGCAGCTGGAGCTTTTTGTTTAGCACTGAAAATACTCGATAATGGTGAATGG ACACCAATTCTACAGCATTACCTGTCATACACTGAAGAATCCCTTCTTGTTGTTATGCAACACCTTGCTAAGAATATAGTCATGGTGAATCGTGGGCTTACAAAGCACATG acTATCAAGAACAAGTATGCCGCATCTAAGCATGCTAAGATCAGCACTCTAGCACAGCTGAATTCTGCACTAGTTCAAGATTTAGCTAAGGCTGTGGCAAAGGTGTAA
- the CENPH gene encoding centromere protein H isoform X1: MEKQLGKQAAAAPADSGEEGALPPDAGSQKHPQDQMTLLLRLREQTKQQLLEYKSMVDANEEKTPEEIIPEKQIEAKIEDLENEIEEVKMAFEMKKLALDRMQLSTALRKNLEESNIQNSELMENMKHILKLNKIIMTSQQESWDLEAKLLNVKKKRFELKRASEQKFLEVQTEKNKQKDDLDSMENSDKIKTLKQKLQMEIQITTVIQHVFQNLILGSKVNWAEDSALKETVLQLEKNLTMI; this comes from the exons ATGGAAAAGCAACTGGGGAAGCAAGCTGCTGCTGCGCCCGCGGACTCCGGAGAGGAGGGCGCACTGCCGCCGGACGCCGGCTCCCAGAAGCATCCACAGGACCAAATGACCCTGCTGCTCAG ACTGAGAGAACAGACAAAACAACAACTCTTGGAATATAAATCAATGGTTGATGCAA atgaagaaaaaactccagaagaaatcattccagaaaagcaaattgaagc taaaattgAAGACCTGGAAAATGAAATTGAAGAGGTGAAAATggcttttgaaatgaaaaagctTGCATTAGACAG GATGCAACTTTCAACGGCCCTTAGAAAAAACCTGGAAGAAAGTAACATTCAGAATAG tgagCTCATGGAAAACATGAAACACAtattaaagctaaataaaataataatgacatcACAGCAG GAATCTTGGGATTTGGAGGCAAAACTGCTTAATGttaaaaagaagagatttg AATTAAAACGAGCTTCAGAACAAAAGTTTTTAGAAGTACAGActgaaaagaacaaacagaaagatGATTTGGACAGTATGGAAAATTCAGACAAGATAAAGACCTTAAAACAAAAGCTACAGATGGAGATACAAATTACTACAGTTATTCAACATGTTTTCCAG AACCTCATTTTGGGGAGTAAAGTCAACTGGGCAGAGGATTCTGCTCTTAAGGAAACTGTTCTGCAGCTTGAGAAGAATCTCACCATGATCTAA
- the CENPH gene encoding centromere protein H isoform X2, with translation MVDANEEKTPEEIIPEKQIEAKIEDLENEIEEVKMAFEMKKLALDRMQLSTALRKNLEESNIQNSELMENMKHILKLNKIIMTSQQESWDLEAKLLNVKKKRFELKRASEQKFLEVQTEKNKQKDDLDSMENSDKIKTLKQKLQMEIQITTVIQHVFQNLILGSKVNWAEDSALKETVLQLEKNLTMI, from the exons ATGGTTGATGCAA atgaagaaaaaactccagaagaaatcattccagaaaagcaaattgaagc taaaattgAAGACCTGGAAAATGAAATTGAAGAGGTGAAAATggcttttgaaatgaaaaagctTGCATTAGACAG GATGCAACTTTCAACGGCCCTTAGAAAAAACCTGGAAGAAAGTAACATTCAGAATAG tgagCTCATGGAAAACATGAAACACAtattaaagctaaataaaataataatgacatcACAGCAG GAATCTTGGGATTTGGAGGCAAAACTGCTTAATGttaaaaagaagagatttg AATTAAAACGAGCTTCAGAACAAAAGTTTTTAGAAGTACAGActgaaaagaacaaacagaaagatGATTTGGACAGTATGGAAAATTCAGACAAGATAAAGACCTTAAAACAAAAGCTACAGATGGAGATACAAATTACTACAGTTATTCAACATGTTTTCCAG AACCTCATTTTGGGGAGTAAAGTCAACTGGGCAGAGGATTCTGCTCTTAAGGAAACTGTTCTGCAGCTTGAGAAGAATCTCACCATGATCTAA